From Micromonospora rifamycinica, a single genomic window includes:
- a CDS encoding response regulator transcription factor has product MRGERPNRLLLVEDDDELAGLLTETLVYEGFVVDRAADGQRGLHLGLTRTYDVLVIDRKLPALDGLDLVARLRSRRIPARALMLTALGTVGDRIAGLDAGADDYLMKPFDLDELSARIRALCRRTSDSANVLRIGAGRLDLTPRDAVLADGTRVALSAREFELLRVLAAQPSTVHSRAELRRRVFDEAAAASIVDTYVYYLRRKLGRAVIRTVHGLGYRLGGL; this is encoded by the coding sequence ATGCGCGGGGAGAGACCGAACCGGTTGCTGCTGGTCGAGGACGACGACGAACTGGCCGGCCTCCTCACCGAGACACTGGTCTACGAGGGGTTCGTCGTCGACCGGGCCGCGGACGGCCAGCGGGGTCTGCACCTCGGGCTCACCCGTACCTACGACGTGCTGGTCATCGACCGGAAGCTGCCGGCACTGGACGGGCTGGACCTGGTCGCCCGGCTGCGGTCGCGCCGGATCCCGGCCCGGGCGTTGATGCTCACCGCGCTCGGCACGGTCGGCGACCGGATAGCCGGGCTGGACGCGGGCGCCGACGACTACCTGATGAAGCCCTTCGACCTGGACGAGCTGAGCGCCCGGATCCGGGCGTTGTGCCGACGCACCTCCGATTCGGCCAACGTCCTGCGCATCGGCGCGGGCCGGCTCGACCTGACCCCCCGCGACGCGGTGCTGGCCGACGGCACCCGGGTGGCGCTGTCGGCCCGCGAGTTCGAGCTGCTCCGCGTGCTGGCGGCGCAGCCCAGCACCGTGCACTCCCGGGCCGAGCTGCGCCGCAGGGTCTTCGACGAGGCCGCCGCCGCGTCGATAGTGGACACCTACGTCTACTACCTTCGACGCAAGCTCGGCCGCGCGGTGATCCGCACCGTGCACGGCCTGGGCTACCGGCTCGGAGGGCTCTGA
- a CDS encoding cation:proton antiporter encodes MTPTQLAPRFFIAVAVILIFCKAVAWLLGRVGQPAVVSEMLAGVLLGPSLLGLVLPDVKDALFPAALLPVLYVVGQVGLVLFMFQAGYAFGAHRVTGLAGTAGLVSLAGVTAPLALGVVLVLVTADAVPMRADGTSLGVSAAFVGVALAITAFPMLARIITERGHAGTRHGTLSLASGALDDMVAWIMLAVVLAFASGRAGPAIVTAGGAVLFALALWFVGRRVTTALMTSPRLNDNARVLGTVALLFLVAWYTDEIGLYAVFGAFAVGVVMPHTANTDRVVDTLTPVAATVFLPLFFTYSGLRTEFGLLGSAPVLLFAVACVTAAIVGKFGACWAAARLRGESQGVALRVGALMNARGLMQLIALNVGLEAGIVNASLFTVLVVVALVTTMMTTPLLSWIERREARRGGEVHPPSLVVAK; translated from the coding sequence GTGACCCCGACCCAGTTGGCACCGCGGTTCTTCATCGCGGTCGCGGTGATCCTGATCTTCTGCAAGGCGGTGGCCTGGTTGCTGGGCCGGGTGGGGCAGCCCGCCGTGGTCAGCGAGATGCTCGCCGGCGTGCTGCTCGGCCCGTCGCTGCTCGGCCTGGTCCTGCCGGACGTCAAGGACGCCCTGTTCCCGGCCGCCCTGCTCCCGGTGCTCTACGTGGTGGGTCAGGTCGGCCTGGTGCTGTTCATGTTCCAGGCCGGGTACGCGTTCGGGGCGCACCGGGTCACCGGCCTCGCCGGCACCGCGGGACTGGTGTCGCTGGCCGGGGTGACCGCGCCGCTCGCGCTCGGCGTGGTGCTGGTCCTGGTGACGGCGGACGCCGTGCCGATGCGGGCCGACGGGACGTCGCTCGGGGTCTCGGCGGCGTTCGTCGGCGTCGCGCTGGCCATCACCGCCTTTCCGATGCTGGCCCGGATCATCACCGAACGCGGGCACGCCGGCACCCGGCACGGCACCCTGTCGCTGGCCAGCGGCGCGCTCGACGACATGGTCGCCTGGATCATGCTGGCCGTGGTGCTGGCCTTCGCCTCCGGCCGGGCCGGGCCGGCGATCGTCACCGCCGGCGGGGCGGTCCTGTTCGCGCTGGCGCTCTGGTTCGTCGGGCGTCGGGTGACCACCGCGCTGATGACCAGCCCCCGCCTCAACGACAACGCCCGGGTGCTCGGCACGGTGGCGCTGCTCTTCCTGGTCGCCTGGTACACCGACGAGATCGGCCTGTACGCGGTCTTCGGCGCGTTCGCGGTCGGGGTGGTGATGCCGCACACCGCCAACACCGACCGGGTGGTGGACACCCTCACCCCGGTCGCCGCGACGGTCTTCCTGCCGCTGTTCTTCACCTACTCGGGCCTGCGGACGGAGTTCGGGCTGCTGGGCAGCGCGCCGGTGCTGCTGTTCGCGGTGGCCTGCGTGACCGCGGCGATCGTCGGCAAGTTCGGCGCCTGCTGGGCGGCGGCGCGGCTGCGGGGCGAGTCGCAGGGCGTCGCGTTGCGGGTGGGCGCGTTGATGAACGCCCGGGGTCTGATGCAGCTGATCGCGCTGAACGTTGGGCTGGAGGCGGGCATCGTGAACGCGTCGCTGTTCACCGTGCTGGTGGTGGTGGCGCTGGTCACCACCATGATGACGACGCCGCTGCTGAGCTGGATCGAGCGACGGGAGGCCCGCAGGGGCGGGGAGGTCCACCCGCCGTCGCTCGTGGTGGCGAAATGA
- a CDS encoding cytochrome P450 translates to MSAPVVLGVLVAFGVVGTLPRWLPAAVVRLRQWVFARVNGGEGIPVPGPLVDVEHFERVYADPAADGRSRGAGLSDLFWYWLSPGPHMHQEHLEPGERYRAVAAVTRRVLAVRPQRADALATAATRRVLDELPAGRIHHVRLRDLMMPVWAEVFHELIFDEECPPEVRALIVGNATDVAAALKCTGLRHLDRRYPLTRYLRGRVEAGTCPVTLPAPFTVEETAWYLHGAFGTTAVVQMSEAMAHVLLSLATRPDLQRCLDDDDAVDRVIDETLRVHPLFGVAHRITSAPIVLPTGVTLATGSVLLFNYLAFQRSGPAADDRFDPDRWRTLRPRDAHFIPYGVTANRACPARGVAPVMLRAATREVLRRYALASSVAHSRSLPSRGPAYLTPAGVAGPGWLRLAAMRSRDRWADVGRSIRQLVLGAWMVVDARRQRLCTTYFEEAVR, encoded by the coding sequence GTGAGCGCGCCGGTCGTGCTGGGCGTGCTGGTCGCGTTCGGGGTGGTCGGCACCCTGCCGCGCTGGCTGCCGGCGGCGGTGGTGCGGCTGCGGCAGTGGGTCTTCGCCAGGGTCAACGGCGGGGAGGGCATCCCGGTGCCCGGCCCGCTCGTCGACGTCGAACACTTCGAGCGGGTCTACGCGGACCCGGCGGCCGACGGGCGCAGCCGGGGCGCCGGCCTGTCCGACCTGTTCTGGTACTGGCTCTCGCCCGGCCCGCACATGCACCAGGAGCACCTGGAGCCGGGGGAGCGCTACCGGGCGGTGGCGGCGGTGACCCGGCGGGTGCTCGCGGTGCGTCCGCAGCGCGCCGACGCGCTCGCCACCGCGGCCACCCGCCGGGTGCTCGACGAGCTGCCGGCCGGGCGGATCCACCACGTCCGGCTGCGGGACCTGATGATGCCGGTGTGGGCGGAGGTCTTCCACGAACTGATCTTCGACGAGGAGTGTCCGCCGGAGGTCCGGGCGCTGATCGTCGGCAACGCCACCGACGTGGCCGCCGCCCTGAAGTGCACCGGCCTGCGGCACCTGGACCGGCGCTACCCGCTGACCCGCTACCTGCGCGGGCGGGTCGAGGCGGGTACCTGCCCGGTGACCCTGCCGGCGCCGTTCACCGTCGAGGAGACGGCCTGGTACCTGCACGGCGCGTTCGGCACCACCGCCGTGGTACAGATGTCCGAGGCGATGGCGCACGTGCTGCTGTCGCTGGCCACCCGGCCGGATCTGCAGCGCTGCCTCGACGACGACGACGCGGTGGACCGGGTGATCGACGAGACGCTGCGGGTGCATCCGCTCTTCGGCGTCGCCCACCGGATCACCTCCGCGCCGATCGTGCTGCCGACCGGGGTGACCCTGGCCACCGGCTCGGTGCTGCTCTTCAACTACCTGGCGTTCCAGCGCAGCGGACCGGCCGCCGACGACCGGTTCGACCCGGACCGGTGGCGGACGCTCAGACCCCGCGACGCCCACTTCATCCCGTACGGCGTCACCGCGAACCGGGCCTGCCCGGCGCGCGGGGTCGCGCCGGTGATGTTGCGCGCCGCCACCCGCGAGGTGCTGCGCCGGTACGCCCTGGCGTCCTCGGTCGCGCACAGCCGGTCGCTGCCCAGCCGGGGACCGGCGTACCTGACCCCGGCCGGGGTGGCCGGCCCGGGGTGGCTCCGGCTGGCCGCGATGCGGTCCCGGGACCGCTGGGCCGACGTGGGGCGCAGCATCCGGCAACTCGTGCTCGGCGCGTGGATGGTCGTCGACGCCCGACGGCAACGCTTGTGCACCACCTACTTCGAGGAGGCGGTCCGGTGA
- a CDS encoding alpha-hydroxy acid oxidase, with product MSGTDVLAADAVGLNLAEVAAAARRRLDPVHWDFFAGGAGNERTLRANEAAFARRWLRPRVLRAAGERDLRLSLFGSPVSMPVLIAPTAFHRLAHPEGEVATARAAADAGTVMVVSMAATRPVEEIAAAGGPLWFQLYPHADLEFTATVVRRAVAAGCRALVVTVDSPVFGRRERDLRHGFVDLPPGLVCENMRDADGRVRPIEMNAGVGWELIGALRGLTSLPILLKGVLHPADARLAVEHGVDGVLVSNHGGRQLDGALATLDALPGVVAAVDGRVPVLVDGGLRRGTDVLVALALGATAVLLGRPVLWGLAVGGAAGVRHVLDLVRADLDRALALVGVARPGDLDADLVTTGAPG from the coding sequence GTGTCGGGGACTGACGTGCTGGCCGCCGACGCGGTCGGGCTGAACCTGGCCGAGGTGGCCGCCGCGGCCCGCCGTCGGCTGGATCCGGTGCACTGGGACTTCTTCGCCGGTGGGGCGGGGAACGAACGGACCCTGCGGGCCAACGAGGCGGCCTTCGCCCGACGCTGGCTGCGGCCCCGGGTGCTGCGCGCGGCCGGTGAGCGCGACCTGCGGCTCTCGCTGTTCGGCAGCCCGGTCAGCATGCCGGTGCTGATCGCGCCGACCGCGTTCCACCGGCTGGCCCACCCCGAGGGTGAGGTGGCCACCGCCCGGGCCGCCGCCGACGCCGGCACGGTCATGGTGGTGAGCATGGCGGCCACCCGGCCGGTGGAGGAGATCGCGGCGGCCGGCGGGCCGCTGTGGTTCCAGCTCTACCCGCACGCGGACCTGGAGTTCACCGCCACCGTGGTCCGGCGGGCGGTGGCCGCCGGCTGCCGGGCGCTGGTCGTCACGGTCGACTCGCCGGTCTTCGGCCGGCGGGAACGCGACCTGCGGCACGGTTTCGTCGACCTGCCACCCGGCCTGGTCTGCGAGAACATGCGGGACGCGGACGGTCGGGTCCGGCCCATCGAGATGAACGCGGGGGTGGGCTGGGAGCTGATCGGGGCGCTGCGCGGGCTCACGTCGCTGCCGATCCTGCTCAAGGGGGTGCTGCATCCGGCCGACGCCCGGCTGGCCGTGGAGCACGGGGTGGACGGTGTGCTGGTCTCCAACCACGGCGGCCGGCAGCTCGACGGGGCGCTGGCCACCCTGGACGCGTTGCCGGGCGTCGTGGCGGCCGTCGACGGGCGGGTGCCGGTGCTGGTCGACGGCGGCCTGCGGCGGGGGACCGACGTGCTGGTGGCGCTGGCCCTCGGCGCGACGGCCGTGCTGCTCGGCCGTCCGGTGCTCTGGGGGCTCGCGGTCGGTGGCGCGGCCGGGGTGCGGCACGTGCTCGACCTGGTGCGCGCTGATCTCGACCGGGCGCTGGCGCTGGTCGGCGTCGCGCGGCCGGGCGACCTCGACGCCGATCTCGTCACCACCGGAGCCCCGGGGTGA
- a CDS encoding NAD(P)-binding domain-containing protein has translation MTLDYLIIGAGPAGLQLAALLEADGRRDYLVLEGADIPGAFFATYPRHRQLISINKPHTGSDDPELNLRLDWNSLLTDDPALRFTTYTERYFPDADVMVRYLADFAAKTGVKVRYGARVTSVSKVDGTFEVHAGETFRARRVVVATGVSRPYLPDIPGLELAEQYADMPVDPRDYLDQKVLIIGKGNSAFETADSLMETTTLIHLAGPSSVRMAWRTHYVGHLRAVNNNFLDTYQLKSANAILDGTVRRITRDADGYTVTFAFSRADEVVKELRYDRVLVCTGFAFDASIFDDSCRPELAIRDRFPAQTAEWESVNVPDLFFAGTITQERDFKRSTNGFIHGFRYAVRTLHRILERRYGDTPWPAEKLDATGAAITDAIIARVNRTSALWQQFDVLADVVTVAGTEARYHEEVPVAYFAGTGLRTADHDYSDAFVVTLEYGPEHDQVDPFDVTVRRVAQDVVGQAHDAAYLHPVVRHHRAGQVVATHHLAENLENRWDRPEVHVTPLAAFVDRCLRSVGD, from the coding sequence GTGACGCTTGACTACCTGATCATCGGGGCCGGACCCGCCGGCCTGCAACTGGCCGCGCTGCTCGAGGCCGACGGCCGGCGCGACTACCTGGTGCTGGAGGGTGCGGACATCCCCGGCGCGTTCTTCGCCACCTACCCCCGGCACCGGCAGCTCATCTCCATCAACAAGCCGCACACCGGCTCCGACGACCCGGAGCTGAACCTGCGGCTGGACTGGAACTCGCTGCTCACCGACGACCCGGCGCTGCGGTTCACCACGTACACCGAACGGTACTTCCCGGACGCCGACGTGATGGTGCGCTACCTGGCCGACTTCGCCGCCAAGACCGGGGTGAAGGTGCGCTACGGCGCGCGGGTGACCTCGGTGTCCAAGGTGGACGGCACCTTCGAGGTGCACGCGGGGGAGACCTTCCGGGCCCGCCGGGTGGTGGTCGCCACCGGGGTGTCCCGGCCGTACCTGCCGGACATCCCGGGGCTGGAGCTGGCCGAGCAGTACGCGGACATGCCCGTCGACCCGCGCGACTACCTCGACCAGAAGGTGCTGATCATCGGCAAGGGCAACTCCGCGTTCGAGACCGCGGACAGCCTGATGGAGACCACCACGCTGATCCACCTGGCCGGGCCGAGTTCGGTGCGGATGGCCTGGCGGACCCACTACGTCGGGCACCTGCGCGCGGTCAACAACAACTTCCTGGACACCTACCAGCTCAAGTCGGCGAACGCGATCCTGGACGGCACCGTCCGGCGGATCACCCGCGACGCCGACGGTTACACGGTGACCTTCGCGTTCTCCCGCGCCGACGAGGTGGTCAAGGAGCTGCGCTACGACCGGGTGCTGGTCTGCACCGGGTTCGCCTTCGACGCGTCGATCTTCGACGACTCCTGCCGGCCTGAGCTGGCGATCCGGGACCGGTTCCCGGCGCAGACCGCCGAGTGGGAGTCGGTGAACGTGCCCGACCTGTTCTTCGCCGGCACCATCACCCAGGAACGGGACTTCAAGCGTTCGACAAACGGTTTCATCCACGGCTTCCGCTACGCGGTACGGACCCTGCACCGGATTCTCGAACGCCGGTACGGGGACACGCCGTGGCCGGCGGAGAAGCTGGACGCCACCGGGGCGGCGATCACCGACGCGATCATCGCCCGGGTCAACCGCACCTCGGCGCTGTGGCAGCAGTTCGACGTCCTCGCCGACGTGGTCACCGTCGCCGGCACCGAGGCGCGCTACCACGAGGAGGTGCCGGTGGCGTACTTCGCCGGAACCGGCCTGCGCACCGCCGACCACGACTACTCCGACGCCTTCGTGGTCACCCTGGAGTACGGCCCGGAGCACGACCAGGTGGACCCGTTCGACGTCACGGTCCGCCGGGTGGCCCAGGACGTCGTCGGTCAGGCGCACGACGCGGCGTACCTGCACCCGGTGGTCCGCCACCACCGGGCCGGGCAGGTCGTCGCGACCCATCACCTGGCGGAGAACCTGGAGAACCGCTGGGACCGGCCGGAGGTGCACGTGACGCCGTTGGCCGCGTTCGTCGACCGGTGCCTGCGCAGTGTCGGGGACTGA
- a CDS encoding HAL/PAL/TAL family ammonia-lyase yields the protein MTTEVDLAAPLRIADLSAARDPVRVVVGPQVRDRVTHTRVFLSEVLGEDRAVYGSTTGFGALVGYAGRADLRDQADNTLAHLGAGHGPDLAPEIVRATVLVRAWSLAQGASGVSPHVVDALAAMLGTTFVPAVPRWGSVGASGDLIPLGAAAQALRGRGHAYLDGVRLPAAEALARAGLEPLPLDGRDALALVNGTSLTTAATALALSAVRAVHRAQQVLTCLLADLLGADPQFLDARLLRAYGHPGAIDVGAGMRRVSDGLVPSGKRPLQEPYSIRCAPQLLGAAEDALRHVDAVVAADLGSVSDNPLFFPDEDLVVHGGNFFGQPAAFAADLLSMVVAQLGNLAERQLDLLVDPHRNGGLPPMLAAGPGQQHGLQGVQLASTALIAEIRRDAMPASMQSLPTNLHNQDVIPLGTQAALRVFDQAGLLRLIVGSLALGLRQAAHVGARTPTAPGCGEALAALAAAIPPVDPDRPLDSDVRRAADVVDELGLPLTSLTLDGRRDA from the coding sequence ATGACGACAGAGGTAGATCTCGCGGCCCCGCTGCGGATCGCCGACCTGAGCGCCGCCCGCGACCCGGTCCGGGTCGTGGTCGGGCCGCAGGTCCGCGACCGGGTCACGCACACCCGTGTCTTCCTGTCCGAGGTGCTCGGTGAGGACCGCGCGGTGTACGGCAGCACCACCGGCTTCGGCGCCCTCGTCGGGTACGCCGGCCGCGCCGACCTGCGCGACCAGGCCGACAACACCCTCGCCCACCTCGGCGCGGGCCACGGCCCGGACCTCGCCCCCGAGATCGTGCGCGCGACCGTGCTGGTGCGGGCCTGGTCGCTGGCCCAGGGCGCGTCGGGGGTGTCCCCGCACGTCGTCGACGCGCTGGCGGCGATGCTCGGCACCACCTTCGTGCCGGCGGTGCCGAGGTGGGGCTCGGTCGGCGCGAGTGGCGACCTGATCCCACTGGGCGCGGCGGCCCAGGCGCTGCGCGGTCGCGGTCACGCCTACCTCGACGGGGTACGCCTGCCGGCGGCCGAGGCGTTGGCGCGGGCGGGCCTGGAGCCGCTGCCGCTGGACGGCCGGGACGCCCTGGCCCTGGTCAACGGCACCTCCCTGACCACCGCGGCGACGGCGCTGGCGTTGTCCGCCGTCCGGGCCGTGCACCGGGCACAGCAGGTGCTCACCTGCCTGCTCGCCGACCTGCTCGGCGCGGACCCGCAGTTCCTCGACGCCCGGCTGCTGCGGGCCTACGGCCACCCGGGCGCGATCGACGTGGGCGCGGGTATGCGGCGGGTCAGCGACGGGCTCGTGCCGTCCGGCAAGCGCCCCCTGCAGGAGCCGTACAGCATCCGGTGCGCCCCGCAGCTGCTCGGCGCGGCCGAGGACGCGTTGCGCCACGTCGACGCCGTGGTCGCCGCCGACCTGGGCAGCGTCAGCGACAACCCGCTGTTCTTCCCCGACGAGGATCTGGTGGTGCACGGCGGCAACTTCTTCGGGCAGCCGGCCGCGTTCGCCGCCGACCTGCTGTCGATGGTGGTGGCCCAGCTGGGCAACCTCGCCGAACGGCAGCTCGACCTGCTGGTCGACCCGCACCGCAACGGTGGCCTGCCGCCGATGCTGGCCGCCGGCCCGGGGCAGCAGCACGGGCTCCAGGGGGTGCAGCTGGCCTCGACCGCGCTGATCGCCGAGATCCGCCGGGACGCCATGCCGGCGAGCATGCAGAGCCTGCCGACCAACCTGCACAACCAGGACGTCATCCCGCTCGGCACCCAGGCCGCCCTGCGGGTCTTCGACCAGGCCGGACTGCTCCGGCTGATCGTCGGCTCGCTGGCGCTGGGGCTGCGGCAGGCCGCGCACGTCGGGGCGCGGACGCCGACCGCGCCGGGCTGCGGCGAGGCGCTGGCGGCGCTGGCCGCGGCGATCCCGCCGGTCGACCCGGACCGCCCGTTGGACAGCGACGTCCGGCGGGCCGCCGACGTCGTGGACGAACTCGGACTCCCGCTGACCTCTCTCACCCTGGATGGCCGTCGTGACGCTTGA